The following coding sequences lie in one Parachlamydia acanthamoebae genomic window:
- a CDS encoding ABC transporter ATP-binding protein, protein MRYLFKAALTNRKHLFLIIFTMVSMCLVTIASQLEMFALGVITKGPAGIEFFELFAPVQNGHLSVNDEVSFEQVRDRWHELSPSDEGVTRQVAEDFIQQHKKKDLISSVLGRLNQIFPISKNLTNLAYFLVVVALFKASTLFAYRFSTRILAIRVSRDLRQQYFEHIQSLPMSFYQQYNSGSLSSRVVGDAAQIAEALNACLVNYVHTPFTIVTSLFLCFYASWKLSLIVFLGLPLVVIPIGYIAKQVKRISKQIQQNQERFASVLIDFLAGVQTVKMFAMENFSLSKYRDLNDRMATLEQRSAKYDLSSRPVMHTIAMFFLAITLLYGLYFLKMSVSEIIVYCGLLYLFYEPIKKFAEENSHIQRGLAAAERMLEVMNIKPHIEDQEHSKDFSEFKDKIEFDNVSFRYGESWILKDLSFTIRKGEFVAIVGPTGAGKSTIVQLLPRLYDPQKGEIRIDGQPLNAYTQRSLREMIAFVPQRSFLFLDTISSNIAFGRGFSTDQIEEAAKKAHAHDFICQLPEGYKTELCEAGKNLSGGQQQRLAIARALVKSAPILVMDEATSSLDMMSEFHIKQAIHRLRGQMTQIIIAHRLSTIEDADRIIYLEKGQKIAEGTKEELLQSCEGFRVLWQMMHRQSTAQASNPLEVQP, encoded by the coding sequence ATGAGATATTTATTTAAAGCGGCTCTTACAAACCGCAAGCACTTATTTTTAATTATATTCACGATGGTTTCCATGTGTTTAGTGACAATCGCTTCACAATTGGAAATGTTTGCATTAGGTGTGATCACCAAAGGTCCTGCGGGGATAGAATTTTTTGAATTATTTGCTCCTGTGCAGAATGGTCATTTATCGGTGAATGATGAAGTCTCTTTTGAACAAGTGAGGGATCGTTGGCATGAGCTGAGCCCTTCAGATGAAGGGGTAACTCGTCAGGTGGCGGAGGATTTTATTCAGCAGCACAAGAAAAAAGATTTGATTTCCAGTGTATTAGGACGACTGAATCAAATTTTCCCGATTTCCAAAAATCTCACAAATCTTGCCTATTTTTTGGTTGTTGTGGCCTTATTTAAAGCATCTACCCTTTTTGCTTATCGTTTTTCTACTCGTATCTTAGCTATTCGGGTGAGTAGAGATTTGCGCCAACAATACTTTGAACATATTCAGTCGCTTCCGATGAGCTTTTATCAACAATACAATAGTGGAAGCTTATCCTCGAGAGTTGTTGGAGATGCTGCCCAAATTGCGGAAGCGCTCAATGCTTGTTTGGTCAATTATGTGCACACGCCCTTTACAATTGTAACGAGTTTATTTCTTTGCTTTTATGCATCATGGAAGCTTTCCCTTATTGTTTTTTTAGGCTTGCCTTTAGTTGTTATTCCGATTGGGTATATTGCCAAGCAAGTGAAGCGGATCTCAAAGCAAATTCAGCAAAACCAAGAACGCTTTGCCTCTGTTTTAATTGATTTTTTAGCAGGAGTGCAAACTGTTAAAATGTTTGCGATGGAAAACTTTTCACTCAGCAAATACCGTGATTTAAATGATCGCATGGCAACGCTTGAACAACGCAGCGCTAAATATGATCTTTCTTCACGACCCGTGATGCATACGATAGCGATGTTTTTTTTGGCGATTACTTTGCTATACGGTCTCTATTTCTTAAAAATGAGTGTTTCAGAAATTATCGTATACTGTGGGCTATTATATCTATTTTATGAGCCAATCAAAAAGTTTGCCGAAGAAAATAGCCATATTCAGAGAGGTCTTGCTGCTGCCGAAAGGATGTTAGAGGTGATGAATATTAAGCCTCATATTGAAGATCAAGAGCACTCAAAAGATTTTTCTGAATTTAAGGACAAGATTGAATTTGATAATGTCTCCTTTCGTTATGGAGAGAGCTGGATTTTAAAAGACCTCTCTTTCACAATTCGCAAAGGGGAATTTGTCGCAATTGTAGGACCAACTGGTGCAGGAAAATCGACAATTGTACAATTGCTTCCACGTTTATACGATCCACAGAAAGGGGAAATTCGTATTGATGGACAACCATTAAACGCTTATACCCAACGCTCATTACGTGAAATGATTGCCTTTGTTCCCCAAAGATCTTTTCTTTTCCTTGATACTATTTCTTCAAATATTGCTTTTGGACGGGGGTTTTCGACTGATCAAATTGAAGAGGCGGCAAAAAAAGCACATGCACATGATTTTATTTGTCAGCTTCCTGAAGGGTACAAAACGGAACTTTGTGAGGCCGGAAAAAATCTCTCAGGTGGACAGCAGCAGCGTCTAGCAATAGCCCGCGCTCTTGTTAAAAGTGCTCCAATCTTGGTGATGGATGAGGCGACTTCTTCTTTGGATATGATGAGTGAATTCCATATCAAGCAAGCGATCCATCGTTTGCGTGGTCAGATGACGCAAATTATTATTGCCCATAGATTGTCTACAATTGAAGATGCGGATCGCATCATTTATTTAGAAAAAGGGCAAAAAATTGCGGAAGGGACAAAAGAGGAACTTTTACAATCGTGTGAGGGATTCCGCGTGTTATGGCAGATGATGCATCGCCAATCCACAGCACAAGCATCTAATCCGCTTGAAGTGCAGCCATAA
- a CDS encoding acetyl-CoA carboxylase carboxyltransferase subunit alpha, with protein MDVLPHEKQINEYIKTIEHLKKQNQDNPLFTAEIRKLEQKLEKLKEKVYSELTPWQRIMICRHPSRPHTIDYVTNMCESFQELCGDRTFGEDRAIIGGLAKIQGVKFVLIGQEKGNDTESRLERKFGMLNPEGFRKALRLMRMAEKFNLPVVSLLDTQGAYPGLEAEERGQGWAIAQNLREMMRIATPIIVVVIGEGCSGGALGMGVGDTVGMLEHAYYSVISPEGCASILWKDASKNVEAASALKLNAENLLPLQVIDAIIPEPLGGAHHNPEVVYTNIKKFIIDQWQILQMIPPPLLLEQRYLKFRKMGQFAV; from the coding sequence TTGGACGTTCTACCTCATGAAAAACAAATAAATGAATATATTAAAACAATTGAACATCTGAAAAAACAGAATCAAGATAATCCTTTATTTACAGCAGAAATTCGCAAACTTGAGCAGAAGTTAGAAAAATTAAAAGAGAAGGTCTACTCTGAATTGACACCTTGGCAAAGAATCATGATTTGCCGCCATCCTTCTCGTCCACACACAATTGATTATGTAACTAATATGTGCGAAAGTTTTCAGGAATTGTGTGGAGATCGCACTTTTGGCGAAGATCGAGCCATTATCGGAGGCCTTGCAAAAATTCAAGGTGTAAAATTTGTTCTAATTGGACAGGAAAAAGGTAATGATACTGAAAGTCGTTTGGAACGTAAATTTGGAATGCTAAATCCAGAAGGATTTAGGAAAGCTCTGCGATTAATGCGTATGGCTGAAAAATTTAACTTACCTGTTGTATCTCTTCTGGATACGCAAGGTGCTTATCCCGGTCTAGAGGCTGAAGAACGTGGCCAAGGCTGGGCAATTGCCCAAAATTTACGCGAAATGATGCGTATTGCCACGCCGATTATTGTCGTTGTGATCGGAGAGGGATGCTCCGGGGGGGCCTTAGGGATGGGTGTTGGTGACACAGTGGGAATGCTAGAGCATGCTTATTATTCTGTGATTTCGCCAGAAGGCTGTGCCTCTATTCTATGGAAAGATGCATCAAAGAATGTCGAAGCTGCTTCGGCCTTGAAACTTAACGCAGAAAACTTGCTTCCTCTTCAGGTGATTGATGCGATTATTCCCGAACCTTTAGGGGGAGCACATCATAATCCCGAGGTTGTTTACACAAATATTAAAAAATTTATCATTGATCAATGGCAAATTCTACAGATGATTCCGCCGCCTTTACTTCTTGAACAACGATACCTCAAATTTAGAAAGATGGGACAATTCGCTGTTTAG
- a CDS encoding L,D-transpeptidase produces the protein MNFPKLFIIVSVLLFGSIFFASVIKNSKKKTGDSELVVPAGDIVLEQEVRVLDENLSKLSFPAEMPLKMRSDSELPHANRIAELFNITAPQLPIVETITYKSRVSWQKGRPAWLSDYAGHYHTSRHFIARSLNGKPDYLKQDIAEGDRFAVFKEDRPLEFYLLVDLSRAKLWFYYHDLESDERVLLKTYAVGLGRPDASKPSGSLTPMGKYKLGDKIAIYEPNKMGYYQGQKTELIRVFGTRWIPFEQEIEDCSAPAKGFGIHGLPWALNERGELVEVRSSLGKYESDGCIRLATEDIEEIFAIVVTKPTVIELVKDFYEAKLPGKELH, from the coding sequence ATGAATTTTCCTAAGCTATTTATCATTGTTTCAGTGCTATTATTTGGTTCTATTTTTTTTGCCTCTGTAATAAAGAACTCTAAGAAAAAAACGGGCGATAGCGAATTGGTTGTCCCAGCTGGCGATATTGTTTTAGAACAAGAAGTTAGAGTTCTCGATGAAAATTTATCAAAGCTTTCTTTTCCAGCTGAAATGCCCTTAAAAATGCGCTCAGATTCTGAGCTTCCACATGCTAATCGAATTGCTGAACTATTTAATATCACAGCACCACAGCTGCCTATTGTAGAAACTATTACTTATAAAAGCCGAGTTTCCTGGCAAAAAGGGCGTCCAGCATGGCTATCTGATTATGCAGGGCACTATCACACCTCACGTCACTTTATCGCCCGGAGCTTGAATGGAAAGCCTGATTATTTAAAACAAGATATTGCAGAAGGCGATCGATTTGCTGTGTTTAAAGAAGATCGTCCGCTAGAATTTTACCTTTTAGTCGATTTATCGAGAGCAAAACTCTGGTTTTATTACCACGATCTTGAATCCGATGAGCGTGTTCTTTTAAAAACATACGCGGTGGGATTAGGCCGTCCCGATGCTTCTAAGCCCTCTGGCTCTTTAACCCCGATGGGAAAGTATAAGCTGGGGGATAAGATAGCCATTTACGAGCCTAATAAAATGGGTTATTATCAAGGACAGAAAACAGAATTAATTCGAGTCTTTGGTACCCGATGGATTCCTTTTGAACAAGAAATTGAAGATTGCAGTGCACCAGCCAAAGGATTTGGAATTCATGGCCTTCCTTGGGCTCTAAATGAAAGGGGAGAACTTGTCGAAGTTCGCAGCAGTTTAGGCAAATACGAAAGCGATGGCTGCATTCGTCTTGCCACAGAAGATATAGAAGAAATTTTTGCTATTGTTGTGACTAAACCAACGGTAATTGAGTTAGTCAAGGATTTTTACGAGGCTAAATTGCCTGGTAAAGAATTACATTAA
- the tyrS gene encoding tyrosine--tRNA ligase translates to MQNVIDILQERGFIEAMTSNNLKEITSTPLKVYCGFDPTAESLHLGNMVAIMGLAWFQRCGHTPIAIVGGATGMIGDPSGRSKERNILDDDSIQKNLYGIRKNIEAVLKHSSKDVELIILNNYDWFKGFSLVDFLRDVGKYFRVGTMLAKDSVKIRLESEEGLSFTEFSYQLLQGYDFLHLYDHHGVTLEMGGSDQWGNITAGTDLVRKVRGKAVHGLTFPLLTRSDGKKFGKSEQGAIWLSSEMLSPYEFYQYLFRVADADVIKLMKILTFMEMDEIRIYEKMMTQSDYVANTAQRKLAEEVTRIVHGEEGLRIALKVTEGAAPGAATALDAEVLNNLADDMPNYTVSMENILNRRLVDVVSEITPERSKGDLRKLIKNGGVYLNNLRIEEENYILTPKALIDGNLMLIAFGKKNKILVRVSQSSEKID, encoded by the coding sequence ATGCAAAATGTCATAGATATTCTTCAAGAGCGGGGCTTCATCGAAGCCATGACAAGCAACAACCTTAAAGAAATTACCTCAACACCTTTAAAGGTCTATTGTGGATTTGATCCTACAGCGGAAAGTTTGCATTTGGGCAATATGGTTGCAATTATGGGCTTGGCATGGTTTCAGCGCTGCGGACATACGCCTATTGCTATCGTAGGGGGAGCTACAGGCATGATTGGAGATCCTTCCGGCCGAAGCAAAGAACGCAATATTCTAGACGATGATAGCATTCAAAAAAATTTGTATGGAATTAGAAAAAATATCGAAGCGGTTTTGAAACATTCCTCAAAAGACGTCGAACTGATCATTCTTAATAATTATGATTGGTTTAAGGGATTTTCGCTTGTTGATTTTTTACGCGATGTTGGAAAGTACTTCCGTGTAGGAACGATGCTTGCTAAAGATAGTGTTAAAATCCGTTTGGAATCCGAAGAGGGTCTCAGTTTTACCGAATTTAGCTATCAGCTATTACAAGGGTACGATTTCTTGCATCTTTATGATCATCACGGGGTAACACTCGAAATGGGTGGGAGTGACCAATGGGGAAACATCACAGCGGGAACGGATCTTGTACGTAAAGTGAGAGGCAAAGCGGTTCATGGATTGACCTTTCCTCTTCTAACACGTAGTGATGGGAAAAAATTTGGAAAATCAGAACAAGGAGCTATCTGGCTATCTTCTGAAATGCTTTCTCCGTACGAATTTTACCAGTATCTATTTCGTGTAGCAGATGCGGATGTGATCAAGTTAATGAAGATCCTGACCTTTATGGAAATGGACGAAATTCGAATCTATGAAAAGATGATGACTCAAAGCGATTATGTTGCCAACACCGCTCAGCGTAAACTTGCTGAAGAAGTTACACGCATTGTGCATGGTGAAGAAGGGCTTCGCATTGCGCTCAAAGTCACAGAAGGAGCTGCACCTGGTGCAGCAACCGCCTTAGATGCAGAAGTCTTAAATAATTTAGCAGATGATATGCCAAATTATACTGTTTCTATGGAAAATATTCTGAATCGTCGTTTAGTTGATGTTGTCAGCGAAATTACTCCTGAACGCAGCAAAGGCGATTTAAGAAAGTTGATTAAAAATGGAGGCGTTTATCTTAATAATCTTAGGATTGAAGAAGAAAATTATATTTTAACGCCAAAAGCTTTAATTGATGGCAATCTTATGTTGATTGCCTTCGGTAAAAAAAATAAAATACTTGTTCGAGTTTCTCAATCTTCCGAGAAGATTGACTGA
- a CDS encoding HU family DNA-binding protein, translating into MTTTLAKKSTMTKKKLINSIAQEKQIHPNDVRNVIQAFLDRMTEALAEGERLEFRDFGVFEVVERKQKIGRNPKNAAVPIIIPARSAVKFTPGKKMRKLIEK; encoded by the coding sequence ATGACAACAACTCTTGCAAAAAAAAGCACGATGACAAAAAAGAAGCTCATCAACTCAATCGCCCAGGAAAAGCAAATTCATCCAAATGATGTAAGAAATGTCATCCAGGCTTTTCTGGACAGAATGACAGAAGCTTTAGCGGAAGGAGAAAGACTCGAATTTCGTGATTTTGGGGTGTTTGAAGTAGTTGAACGTAAACAAAAAATTGGTCGTAATCCTAAAAATGCTGCAGTGCCTATCATTATCCCAGCACGTTCTGCAGTAAAGTTCACTCCAGGTAAAAAAATGCGCAAACTTATCGAAAAATAA